Genomic DNA from Salinibacter pepae:
TCCAGGGACGGATCCAGCCCCAGGAAGGCCGTCCGGAGGTTCAGAAAGAGGTACGGGAACGTCGAGAGGCTGAGCGCAAGCCAGGCCCCGGTGTAGCCGCTCAGCCGGGGCACCACGAGGCCGAGTGTCTGCGCGAGCGTGCCGTATTCGCCCGTCGTGGCCATCAGGGCGTACGCCATCACGTAGCCGGGCACCGCAAGGGGGAGCACGCCCAGCAGGGTGAGCGCCTTTCGGCCCGGGAGGGCCGTGCGGGTGGTCAGCCAGGCCAGCGGGAGCGCCAGTGCGCTCGTGCCCGCGAGCACGCCCACGGTGAGCCCCACCGTGTTCCCCAGGAGCCGCAGGGTGCGCCCCCGCACCACCAGGTCCCACAGCGTCCCCGGGTCCGCCTGGAAGGCGCGGAGCAGCAGGTACACCAGCGGAATGAGCACGCCCCCCACGACGACCGCCACGGGGATCGTCACGTACCAGCGGCGGCGGATCGTGTCCAGCACGCGAGCGGGAGATCGGTTTTGCGGGTGCGGATGAACGGACAGACGTGTGGGCGTGTACGAGAGACCAACTCCGCTTCTCCGTGCGCCCACACGCCGTCCCGGCAGGGGGCTAAAGCGCCCCGGCGTCGCGGAGCAGATCGAGCGTCGGCTCCATGTTCTGGAGCTGCTGCAGGTCGAACTCCGGACTCAACGTCAGGGCCTCGTCCGCCGGCATCATGTAGTCCGGCACCGACGTGCCCGACACCACGGGATACTCGTTTACACGGGTCGCGGCGAAGGACTGCGCCTGTTCCGAAAGCAGGAACCGCAGGAACCGGTTCGCCGCGTCGGGCTGGTTGCTCGTCTGCAGCGCTCCCGCCCCCGTTACGAGAGCAAGGTTGCCAAGGTCCCCGTCGGCAAAGTGATACATCTCAACCGGCGCGGAGGCCCGGGGCGCGGCCTCCTCCTCGGCCTCTTCTTCGTGCTCCTCGCCCTCTTCCTCTTCCCCTTCGTACTCCCCCTCCGCCCCGCCGTGCTTCAGGCGCAGGACGTAGTAGTGGTTTGTCAGCGCCACGTCAATCTCGCCGGCCTCCAGGGCCCGCACCATCGGCGTGTTGGAGGTGTAACCGTTTGGGTTCAGCGCCTGCATGTCCGACAGCCACGTGCGAGCCGTCTCCGCCCCCTCCGTCACACGGAGCGCCGTCACGAAGTCCTGAAAGCTCGAGTAGGCCGGCGTCCATCCGACGCGGCCCTCAAACTCCTCGTGCTCCGGCAGGTCGAGCACCGAGTCGGGGAGGTCCTCCGGGCTCACCGCGTCGCTGTTGTAGGCCAGCACCCGGAAACGGGTCGTGACCGGGGTCCACCGCTGGTTCGACGGGGTGAAGCGGGCCGCGCGATTCGCCAGCGTGTCGGGCAGCTCGGTCAGCAGGCCGTTGTTGACGGCGTTGCCCAGGGCGCCGGTCGTGTTCGCCCAAAACACATCGGCCGGAGACTGGTCGCCCTCCTCCTGAAGCGCGGCCAGCAGCTGCGAGTCGGTGCCGTAGCGCACGCGGACCGGCACGTCCGCCTGCTGTCGGTACTGCTGGACCAGCGAATCAACGAGGGCCTTGCTGCGGCCCGAATAGATGACGAGCTCGTCCTGCTGCTCCCCGCCGCAGCCGAGCAGGGACAGGACCAGGGTGACGACGAGGCTGAGGCTGAGAAGTCGCTTCATGAGAGGTGCGTGTGGGGTTGGGTGAGCTGAATTTGTTTAGATTGATTCTAAAGAAGTCGGACGAAAGATGACACGGGACGCGCCGGGGGACGCGTTTAAATCGCAGAAACTCCACACAAATCGCAGGCTCGCCCGCCTCCGCCCGACTCCTTCGTCGCCGTAGCCCCACGGATCCGGCCCCGCAGACCACACATGATTGCCTTCCCGGCCTGGGTCTCTTTTCTTCATAGGTACGTGACTCGCCCCCTGTGCACTTTCTTCACGCCCCCGATGGCCCGCCGCGCTGTTCTCGCCCTGCTCGTTGCGCTCGCCCTTCCCGCCCTCGCCCACGGCCAGGACGCGCCCTTCTCCCGCATGGACGTGTTTGACCTGGAGTGGGTGGCCCACCCGCAGGTGTCTCCCGACGGCAGCCAGATTGTGTACCAGCGGCGGGGCATGGACGTGATGGAGGACCGCCGGACCTCCGCCCTCTGGCGCCTCGACGCAGACGGCACCGACCACACGAAGCTGACCCCCCGGACGGCCGACGAGTCCTCGCCCCGCTGGTCCCCGGACGGCTCGAAAATCGCGTTCACCAGCTCGGACGAAGAGCACGGCACCGAGATTTACGTCCACTGGGTGGAGCAGAACAAGACCGCCCGCATCACGCAGGTGGAGAATGCCCCGAGCGGCCTCTCGTGGTCGCCGGACGGAACGCACCTCGCGTTTTCCATGCACGTGTCGGCCCCCGAGCCCACGCTGGCCTCGCGCCCGGAGCCGCCGGAGGGGGCCGACTGGGCGGAGCCGCCCCGCGTGGAGACGCGCCTCAACCACGAATCGGACGGGACGGGCGTCCTCGACTACGGGCACGACCACCTGTTCGTCGTGCGGGCCGAGGGCGGCCGCGCCCGCCAGGTAACCGCCGGCGACTACAACCACTCCAGCCGCCCGGTGTGGACGCCCGACGGGGAGGCGCTCCTCTACTCGGCCAACCGCCACGACAACTGGACGCGCGAGCGCCGCAACTCGGAGCTCTACAGGGTCCCGGTGGACGGGGGCGAGAGCACGCCGCTGACGGACCGCTTCGGCCCCGACCACACGCCCCGCGTGTCGCCGGACGGGGAGACGATCGCCTACCTCGGGTACGACGACGAGGTCCAGACCTACCAGGTGACCCGGCTCTACGTGATGGGACGGGACGGCTCCAACCGACGGGCCGTCGACCTCGGCCTGGACCGCTCGATCGACGACATCGCCTGGGACGAGGACGGCGACGGGCTCTACATCCAGTATGAGGACGAGGGCACGACCACACTGGGCCACACCCCCCTCGACGGCTCGACCTCGGTGGTGGCGACAAATCTGGGCGGCACGTCGATCGGCCGCCCGTACGGCGGCGGCGACTTTTCTGTCTCGGAGGCAGGACGCCTTGCCTTCAACCAAACCTCGCCCGCCCACCCCGCCGAGCTGGCGGTCACGCGCCGGGGCCAAGACACGACGCGGCAGCTCACGGACCTGAACGGGGACCTCCTCGACGACCGCGCCCTCGGCGCCGTGGAGGAGATCCGCTACGCCTCCTCGAAGGACGGGCGCGAGATCCACGGCTGGGTGGTGACGCCGCCGAACTACGACCCGGACCGCGCCTACCCGCTGATGGTGGAGATTCACGGCGGCCCGATCTCGAATTACGGCGACCGGTTCTCCGCGGAGATTCAGCTTTACGCGGCGGCCGGGTACGTCGTATTTTATCCCAATGCGCGGGGCAGCACCAGCTACGGCGAGGCGTTCGGCAACCTGCTCTACAACGACTTCTCGGGCGGGGAGTACCAGGACATCATGGACGGGGTCAACCGGCTCGTCGAGCGGGATTACGTGGCGGCCGACAGCCTGTACGTCACCGGCGGCAGCGCGGGCGGCACCTCCGCCGCCTGGATCACGGGCAAAACCGACCGGTTCCGGGCCGCGGCCGTGCAGAAGCCGGTCACCAACTGGATCAGCAAGACCCTGGCGGCGGACAACTACTACGGCTACGCCGAGTACCGCTACCCGGGGCAGCCGTGGGAGAACCCGATGGAGTACTGGGACGTGTCCCCGGTCTCGCTGCTCGGCTCCATGAGCACGCCGACGGTCGTCATCGTGGGGGGCGACGACCGCCGCACGCCCCCCTGGCAGGCCAAGCAGCTCTACAACGGGCTGAAGCTGCGCGGCGTAGAGGCGGCCTACGTCGAGATCCCGGGCGCCTCCCACGGCATTGCGTACCGGCCCAGCCAGCTCATCACAAAGGTCGACCACGTGCTCGGCTGGTTCGACCGGTACCGACAATAAATTCTCGGGGCGCCGGGCAGCCCTCTTCTCAGCCCGCGTGCCTCGCCGCCAACCGTTCGATGGCCTCCATCAGGCGGGCGGGCTGCTGGGCGCGCTTCCGCTCGCGCACCCCCTCCGTGAGCCGCCCGGCCCAGTCCGCCCGGACGAAGCGACCGATGGCCCGGGCCAGGGCCTCCGGGTCCTCGGGCGAGACGACGAAGCCGGCCTCCTCGTGTGGAATCGACTCCGCGAGGCCGCCGACGTCGGTCACCACCATGGGCCGCTCGAAGTGGGTCGCGATCTGGGCGACGCCGCTCTGCGTGGCCGACACGTAGGGCTGCACCACGAGGTCGGCGGCGCAGAAATAGGTCGGGACCGCGTCGGACGGGACGTAGGCGTCGTGCCACTGCACCCGGTCGTGAAGCCCGTGCCGGTCGATCATCGCGCGGTAGCGCTCCGGGTCGTCGTACGGCTCCCCCGCCACGACGAGGCGCAGGTCGGGGTGGTCGGCCAGCACGTCCGGCATCGCCTTCAGGAGAACGTGCAGCCCCTTGTATTCCCGCACGAAGCCGAAGAAGAGAATCACCGGCGCGTCGTCGGGCAGGCCGAGTGCCGCGCGGGCCTCGCCTCTCGGGACGGGGTCCCCGAAGCGTTCGTAGACCGGGTGGGCAATCTGTTCGATTTGCGCCCCCGGCCCGGCCAGCCGCCGGGCATCGGCGGCCACGGCGTCGGACATCACGACGTGCCCGGCGCAGGCGTCGAGGAAGAAGCGGCTGAGCGCCGCGTCGCCGAGATGCCGCTCGTGGGGCAGGGCGTTGTGCACGACGGCAAACGAGGGGATGCCGTAGTGCCGCCGCAGCCCCCGCGCCACGACGCCGTAGGCGGGCGCGAAGAACGGCATCCAGTACTGAAACACCACGGCGTCGGGGGCCGCGTCCCGCAGGTGAAACCCTGTCCGGAACCACGAAACCGGGTTGATGGAGTCGAGAAGGCGCGGGGCACCCCGGACCGCCTCGGGCGCGTCGCTCTCCGGCTCGTACTGCGTCTCGCCGGGAAAGAGGAGCTCGGGATACTGCCGTGAGAAGGTGACCGGCCGCA
This window encodes:
- a CDS encoding iron ABC transporter substrate-binding protein, producing the protein MKRLLSLSLVVTLVLSLLGCGGEQQDELVIYSGRSKALVDSLVQQYRQQADVPVRVRYGTDSQLLAALQEEGDQSPADVFWANTTGALGNAVNNGLLTELPDTLANRAARFTPSNQRWTPVTTRFRVLAYNSDAVSPEDLPDSVLDLPEHEEFEGRVGWTPAYSSFQDFVTALRVTEGAETARTWLSDMQALNPNGYTSNTPMVRALEAGEIDVALTNHYYVLRLKHGGAEGEYEGEEEEGEEHEEEAEEEAAPRASAPVEMYHFADGDLGNLALVTGAGALQTSNQPDAANRFLRFLLSEQAQSFAATRVNEYPVVSGTSVPDYMMPADEALTLSPEFDLQQLQNMEPTLDLLRDAGAL
- a CDS encoding prolyl oligopeptidase family serine peptidase — protein: MIAFPAWVSFLHRYVTRPLCTFFTPPMARRAVLALLVALALPALAHGQDAPFSRMDVFDLEWVAHPQVSPDGSQIVYQRRGMDVMEDRRTSALWRLDADGTDHTKLTPRTADESSPRWSPDGSKIAFTSSDEEHGTEIYVHWVEQNKTARITQVENAPSGLSWSPDGTHLAFSMHVSAPEPTLASRPEPPEGADWAEPPRVETRLNHESDGTGVLDYGHDHLFVVRAEGGRARQVTAGDYNHSSRPVWTPDGEALLYSANRHDNWTRERRNSELYRVPVDGGESTPLTDRFGPDHTPRVSPDGETIAYLGYDDEVQTYQVTRLYVMGRDGSNRRAVDLGLDRSIDDIAWDEDGDGLYIQYEDEGTTTLGHTPLDGSTSVVATNLGGTSIGRPYGGGDFSVSEAGRLAFNQTSPAHPAELAVTRRGQDTTRQLTDLNGDLLDDRALGAVEEIRYASSKDGREIHGWVVTPPNYDPDRAYPLMVEIHGGPISNYGDRFSAEIQLYAAAGYVVFYPNARGSTSYGEAFGNLLYNDFSGGEYQDIMDGVNRLVERDYVAADSLYVTGGSAGGTSAAWITGKTDRFRAAAVQKPVTNWISKTLAADNYYGYAEYRYPGQPWENPMEYWDVSPVSLLGSMSTPTVVIVGGDDRRTPPWQAKQLYNGLKLRGVEAAYVEIPGASHGIAYRPSQLITKVDHVLGWFDRYRQ
- a CDS encoding glycosyltransferase family 4 protein, with translation MHPYRGGIAHFTEMTVTGLNERGHDVRPVTFSRQYPELLFPGETQYEPESDAPEAVRGAPRLLDSINPVSWFRTGFHLRDAAPDAVVFQYWMPFFAPAYGVVARGLRRHYGIPSFAVVHNALPHERHLGDAALSRFFLDACAGHVVMSDAVAADARRLAGPGAQIEQIAHPVYERFGDPVPRGEARAALGLPDDAPVILFFGFVREYKGLHVLLKAMPDVLADHPDLRLVVAGEPYDDPERYRAMIDRHGLHDRVQWHDAYVPSDAVPTYFCAADLVVQPYVSATQSGVAQIATHFERPMVVTDVGGLAESIPHEEAGFVVSPEDPEALARAIGRFVRADWAGRLTEGVRERKRAQQPARLMEAIERLAARHAG